Sequence from the Clostridium butyricum genome:
ATGAAATTAGAAAAGTAAGTATTATTTTTTTCAAATAGCTAATAATAAAATATATTATTGTACAAATATTGAAATGATAAAAAATTAATATATATGTTGTTAAGCTTTATGGAGGAAAAATGAAAGTTTTAAAAAGATTATTATTACTTATGAGTATATTTGTACTGAGCACTGTGTTTTTAATATATCAAACAACAAATGTTAGAATTTTAAGTTTAGAAAGAAATCCAGCAAAAGTCTCTGTATTTTTATCAGATTTCAATGACGATTTGATTTCAGAAATAAGAAAAAATCTAGAGGAGATTCAAAAGAAAAATTCTGATAAAGTAGAATATAATTTTTATGATGGGAAGTTAAATCAGAAAAATCAAAATGAAGAAATTGCAAAGGTATTAGAAGAAGGAACTGATTTAATATTATTAAATATAGTAGATAGAGCATATTCTAAAGCTGTTATAGATAAAATAAAAGCAAATAATGTTCCTGTGATTTTATTTAATAGAGAACCTCTTACATCTGTGCCAATACAATCATATGGAAGAGCTATATATATTGGAACTGATCCGGTGCAGGCAGGTATTTTACAGGGAGAGATGCTAATAGATTTATGGAATTCAAATAAAAAATATATAGATAGAAATAATGATGGAATACTACAATATTATATGCTAGAAGGTGAAGGTGATAATACAGAAGCAACAGAAAGAACTAAATATGTTATTTCTACAATTGAGAAATCGGGGATAAAAACTCAGCAAGTAGGGATTGACTTTGCTAATTGGTCTGAGAAAGCTGCATATGAACATACAAAAGAAGCCTTTGAAAAATATAGCTTAGATATAGATGTTATAATTGCAAATGATGATAGTATGGCAATAGGCGCTGTTAAAGCGTTACAAGAATATGGTTATAATAAGGGTGAAAAATCAAAAACCATTCCAGTTGTTGGAGTTGATGTGATTCCAAAAGCTAAAGAATTTATTGAAAAAGGATATATGTTAGGCTCAGTATATCAAGATCCTAAAGATTATGCAAAAGCTTTATATGAAGTTGGGATGAACTTAATTAATTATAAGGATCCTGTAGCGGATACAAAATATACACTTGATAATACAAAAGTATCAATTCGTATTCCACATACTAATTATTTTTATAATAATATATTTGATAAATAATACAAAGTTATATATTAAAAATAAAGAAATGCTGAATTCTCTCAATGTTTCTTTATTTTTTATATTCTTCTAAACTATATATTTATAATTTAAATTTAATAGTGTCCAATAACATTACTCTTTCATATTATGTAACAAATACAGAAAGGAAGTAAAGTGAATGGCGCTTAATATTCAAGGTGTAGATATAAGTAATAATAATCCTATATCAAATTTGTCTACTCTTACAGAAAATGGAGTTCAGTACTTATATTTAAAAAGTACTGAAGGAGCTACTTTTGTAGATCAAACAACACCAGCTAGATACGTACAAGCTAAGAATTTAGGATTAAAAGTGGGATTTTATCATTTTTTAGTAGGAACAAGTTTACCAGAAGCACAGGCAGAAAATGCATATAATGCTACAAAAACTTATGCTCAAGATCTTGTATTTATGTTAGACGTTGAAGTTAATTTTGATTCTCTTTGTGATTATGTTTTAAGATTTATAAACAGATGGCAGGAACTTTCAAATGTTGAAATAGGCATCTATACCTATAGTGGTTTTATAAGTAATTTAACATTAATATCAAATTATATAGAGAGTAGAAAACTATGGATAGCAAATTATACTTCTTCATATAATAATGTAGATACAGGATTTTTTTATAATATTGTAGGATGGCAGTATACTGAAAATGGAACTATAGGAAGTTTTTCTGGAGATTGTGATTACTTTAGTCAAAATTGTTTAGTACAGTCTAAACAAGGTGAATGGCAGTTAAATAATGTTGGTTGGTGGTATAAATTTAATGATGGAACTTATCCAACAAATGAATGGTATAAAATAGATGGAAAATGGTATTTGTTTAATAGTCAAGGATATATGCTTTATGGATGGCAGTGGTCAGATGGTGGCAACTGGTATTACCTAGGAGGTAGAAATGATGGATCTATGAAAACCGGTTGGGTGTTGACTGGTGGAAAGTGGTACTATTTTAATTCTCAAGGTGCTATGCAAGTTGGATGGCAGGAGATAAACAACCAATGGTATTATTTTGATTCAAATGGAGAAATGCAGACAGGCTGGTTGAAATATAATGGAGAATATTATTTGTTGTATAGTGATGGTCAGATGGCGCGTAATTGTGAATTATATGGATATAGCTTTAATAATAGTGGAGTTGCAACAAAAACTCAATAAGATTATATAATAGAAACAAGAATAGCAAAAATAAGTTTCTAAAAATTAAAATGTGCTTTTGACGAATTTACAAAGTATAATGCTAAGTTTTTAGTATAGAATGCTTTATATTGATTTTGTCAAGCACAATTTTTAATATTTAAGTAAAAATAACTTTGAATTTTTTTATTAAATAATACTATATATCACATAATTTGTTTATGAATAAAAATATATATAGATATGGAGTATTTTATTTAGTTTAGAATTTAGTTCAGAAGCAAGGGGGGATTCTGTTTGGATGATAACATTATCCGAGATTACAAAGAAGCGGTTCATGAAATATCCAAAGCATATTATTTTATAAATAATGATGAGTCTGATGCAGTATATGGACAGGAAGTTTATAATAAATCAATAAAGCAATATCCATATTTTTTTATTGCAGGAGCAGGTATAAGTTCAGAGTCAGTAAAGACATCTGCACAGATTACAGCAGAATGTAAAAGGATATGTAAAGAAAATCAATACAATAGAAGTAGAAATGTGGAAGAACAGTATTCATACTGGCTTGAAAAAGCATTTCCACATAAAGAAACAAGAAAAAGGTATATAAAAAATCTTATTAAGGATAAAAGAATACCTGAAAGTGCAATAAAGCTTGCCAATATACTTTTATCTAGAAAAGTAAGCAATTTAGTTGTTACTCCTAATTTTGATACATTTATATATGACACATTAAAGCTTTTTGGTGAAAATAATATTATAATATCTGATACTTGTAAGAGTGCAGGGAAGCTCAATATTGAAAGCAACAGCTTAAACATATTACATGTATATGGAACATATGAATTTTACGATTGTGTTAGTCAGAAGTATTCAAATGAAAGAAATAAGGATTTAGATGAATTGTTTTCAGTACGTTCTTTTTTAAGAACTGCTCTAAATGGTATGTCTCCACTTGTTATAGGTTATAGTGGATGGGAAAATGATGTTATAATGAGTGAATTAAAAGAAAGATTTAAAATGCCATTAAAGTATAAAATGTATTGGTTCTGCCATAATGAAGAGGACTACAAGAACCTTCCGTTATGGATCAAATATTCAGATGAAGAAAAAAGAATAGTAAGAGATGACGTTATTTTTGTGCTTCCAAAAGAGGAAAGGGTTTATGGATTTGAAATAGATGATGATTTAAAATACTCTGATTTTAATGATGTTTTAGATTCAGGAGAGGTATTAAGCAGTTTTATAAGTGAATTTAATATAAAATCTCCAGATATAATTCAAAATCCAATACAATTTCTTAAAAAATACTTTGAAGAAAATTTTTCAAAAAATATTTATTCTGATTTTCTTCTTTTAAGATTTAATGAAAGTGGAAATGATAAAGAAATTCAGGCCATAAAGGAAGCTATAATAAGTAAGGATATAGTTGAAATCGTAAATAAAACAGAAAATTTTGCAAATAATTTAGATGCTCATGGAGAGGAAAATGTAAGGATTCTTCTAAACTATCTTGTTACAACAATAGAACAGCACACAGTTGCAGGACTAGAGAAAGGCAACCTAAAAAAAGTAATTAATTTATATAAAAAATTATATAAATACATGGAAAAATCATCAGTAGATAAAGACAAGCTTGACTTAATTAAAGTTAGACTAGAAGAAATTTTGACTTTAGATAATTATAATGTTATTAAAGGTGAAATTGACAGTATATTAAATATTATGAACACCATAAGTGAAAGCAGTGAAGGATATAAGGATGTATATAGAAAATGTATAAATATTAAATTATCTCATAGTGAAGAAGATAGTGATGATTTATATAACAGTATAATAGATAAGATTCAAAAATGGGATGAACCTGAAGATAGAAAATTATTAATAAAAATGTATATGGAAAAAGCCATATTTCTTGAAGAAGATGATGATATGGAAGGTTCAGTAGCTATGCTTGAAAATGCAGAAAAATATTTTTCGTATGTAAAAGATGATGAATGGCTTGAAAATGTATTTATTTTATGCAGATTAAGGAAAGCAGAATTGTATAATGATTTAGAAGAATATGATAAGGCACTGACAGAAATTGATGCAGTTAAGAATAGATATTATGATAGAGAAGATCTGAAATTGAAGCAATTTCTTGCTGACACTATGATTTTAAAGGGATCTATACTTAAAAAAAATATGAGGCTTGAAGAAGCAGAAGAATCTTTTGATGAGATATACAGTAAATACAGTATGGACAAAGATGAAAATATAAGAAGAAAGGCTGTTAAAGCTCTTATAAATAAAGCAGAAGTACTTGAAATGGATGAGGATTTCTACGAAGCAATAGAAGTTTATAATGATATAATAAATAGATATAAAGATGATAATGATGATGAACTGCGAAGAGCAGCAGCACAGGCAAGATTAAATAAACTTGTAATTTTGACTAAAAATGAAAAGGATGAGGTTATAGTTAGAAAATGTAATGAGATTTTAAATATATACAAAGATGAAAATGATGAAAAGATAAAATTAGTTTGTCTTCAAGTAACTTTGTGCAAAGCTATAGGACTTCATAATAGTGGAAAGCAAAAAGAAGCAATGGAACTTTATAACGATATAATTAAAGCTAGAAAAGAAGATGCAGATATAAAAATGAAATCTCTTATAATGGAAGCTAGAATATTTAAATCATATTGTTTAAAGGATAATACAGAAACACTAGATACCAAGGAAATGTGTAATGAAATAATAACTTTATGTAAATCTGATGAGGGGAAAAAGGCTAAGACAAAAGTAGTTGAGACAATGCTTAATCAGGCTGATTCTCTTATTAAATCTGGAGATGTTGATGAAGGTATAAAAATATATAATGAAATAGAAATAACATATAAAGATAATGCTAAAATAATAGGAACAATACGTGAATTTATTCAAAGCATAGCAAAATACAGTTTTGATAGTGCAAAACTTATTTATGAACAGCTTAAATATAATTGTATAAATTCTTCTTATGAAGTTGAAGATGAAGTATTGCTAGCTGGATTCAGCATACTTATAAATAATAAAGATGCTGACTTTAATCTTATAGAAGATAATGCTATAGGCTTAAGCAGAAGAAATGATAATATTAAGAAAGAAATTGAAGCCATTGTAGGTAATATTGGTACAGATGCATATATGAATAAAAATTTCAATATGGCAGAAAAGTATTACTATCTTTTATATAGGTTAAATAATAACATGTGTCTTAATATTGCATATATGATAAGAAGGAAGGAAGTTAAAAATGCTAATATATATCCAGATTGTGAAGCTTTGATAGAAAGTGCAGCTGTAAAAGGCAGTGATATGGCAAATATAAATAAAGCACTTTTGTTAGCTGATAAAGAAATGTATGATGATGCTGTTGCGTGCATAAGAAAAATAAATAATATAGCTTCTTTTGAATGGTGGAAGCATATGGATGATGGTGAGAGCGAGAAATATAAAGTACTATTTATGGGACTTATTACAGGAAGGATAAGTGAAAGTGAATTAAGTATTAATGATGTAATAGAAAAACTAGAAGGTTTCCACGAAAATGATTTTATTCTTCATATAGAAAGGGTAATTTATCTTGAAAAATAATTATAATATTAAAGTAAAATATATATTTAAATATGAAGAAATATAAGACTTAGCCTAATGTAATTTGATAATGTTACATTGGGCTTTTGTACTAATCAATAAAAATTTTGAGATTTGGATAAATATAGTATATACTAATAATTGTTTGTAAGATGCAATTGGAAAAAAGCAATGATGTGGATCAGGTGTTAAATAACAGGAGGAAAAGTATGAAATCTGTAAATGCTCTTAAAGTAGCAAAGGAACATGGATTATATTTAAAATTAGTAACAGCTGTAAGAAATTTTGATTCATATAATAGTTTTTATAATATTTATGATGAATTTGAAGAGCCTTGCAGAAGGATTGCAATAATAACGAAAAATGAGACTATAGAAGAAGTTTATGATAATGAAAATAATAAAGATTTTTTTGAAAGCAAAATAATAGAAGGAAACCTTTGGATAGAGGAATATTCTCTTCTTACAAATCCTGAAAAAATAGATTTATCACAATTAGAGGTACCAGAAACTCTTATTAAAAATTTCTTGGATGAGATTTAAAAATTAGTATTAGTTTTTTAGAAAAAATAAATTGTTAAAAATATATACTACTAGTAAAAAATATGTGAAACAAGCATATAATGTATTGAGGAAAAGCATAAATAAGCAATTAAAGTTTTGACTGTATGCTTGAATAATTTTAAAGAAGGGAATTATATTATGATAATTAACAGTCTTAATCCTTCTATTTGCAGTACAGTTATGTTTTGTGGTATAGGGCTAGTAGTATTACGATTGCTTTTTATTGGAGGAGCCATATTAGATTGCTTAAAAGATAATAAATAGTAAAACTAATGAATGAATTGATTTATAGTGAAGAATAAAAATGAACAGAACAAAAATAGGCTGAATATTTACTTATAATAGTATATAGAAATTATGCTAATATACTAAAAGTAAATTATTCAGTCTTTATATTTTGTATAAAATGGATTTTAATATTGTCAATAAGAATTCATTTATATAATTTTCATTTTGGATTTTTCTATAAAATGAATATTGTTATTTATTAAATAGATAAGTTTACTGATATAATACATTTAGAGTTTTAAATTGTCCTGATAAATATTAAACGTAATAACAGAGGTATGATGAAAATGACAAAAAAATTAAAAATAGTAATGCCAGATTATTTTAAACAATTTAAATGTATAGGAGGAAAGTGTGAAGATAGCTGTTGTATTGGTTGGGATATAGATGTTGATGAAAAAACATTTAGACAATATATGAAGCTAGATAACGAAGAATTCAATACTATTTTAGCAAAGAATATGCAAAAAAATCATGAGTGTAGCAATGAATTTATTGATTATGGAAAAGTTCAGCTTAATAAAGAAAAAAGATGTCCATTTCTAAATGAATGTAATTACTGTATTATACATTCAAAACTTGGAGAAGATTATCTTTCTAATACATGTAGCCATTTTCCAAGAGTATTGAACAAAGTAGATGAAGATTATGAAATATCACTTGATGTATCATGCCCTGAAGCTGCTAGGATTGTTCTTGGAAATAGAAGTGGATTTAAATTTGAAAAAGATGACATTCAATTAAAGAAATATATAATAGCTGGAGAGATTGATACAAATGACGAAGAATATGAGGATCATCCAATAAAATATTTTAAAGAAATAAGAGAGTTTTGTATAAGAATTATTAAAAATAGAAAGTTTGATTTGAGTGAAAGGTTATATATACTTGGTGATTTTTTATATGAAGTAGAAGAGAAAAGCTGTGATGATAGTGAAATGATTTGTGGATTTATAAAAACTTATAATATACATGATGTAGCTAAAAATTATAGAAGAAATAAAGATAATTACATAATGCAGATTTCTCTTTTAAATAATATAATAAATTCTTTAGAAATATATGAGGAAACAGATAGTGAATTGTTTAAAAAATATACTAAAGAAACTATAGATGGATTTAATATAGAGAGTCCAGAACAGTTAGAGAAAGACAGCAATAGATATATTAATACTTTTATAGAGTATAGTAGGAATTACATTGAAGAAAATGAGCATATTTTCGAGAATTATTTAGTTAATTTTATGTATAATAATTTATTTCCGTATTCAGAGAGTGATTCTATGTTTGAAGGGTATATGATGCTTATTATGAGATATTCATTAATAAGATTTTATCTTGTAGGAAAATATCTTATTAATAACACTGAGTCATCTGAAGAGATAATTAAATTTATCCAGGTCTTTTCTAAGACCGTTGAGCACGATAAAAATTATATGGAAGAAATATTAGATTTTTTAATAGAAAATAATTTTGATAATTTAGAATTTACACAAATGCTTATATAAAATAAATAATATGATTAAAAATAAAAAAACATATTGAAATGTATAAGAATAAGGAATATAATAAATATTATGTAAAAAAATGGTGATGAAATGTTGAGAGAATTTTCGAGGAAATTTGTTAATTATTTGGCGGAAAATAATTATAATGAAGAAGAAATAGAACAAATGGAATATGTATTTAGATCAACTATGTTTGAGATACTAAAGGTGTTAGGAGAGGTTTTGAGTTTTGCTGCACTAGGGTATTTTAAAGAAATCGTAATTGTATTACTAGTAATGCTTACAACTAAACCATACATTGGAGGATATCATGAAGATACTCAAATGAAATGTTTTATGTGTTCACTTTTGATTTCGGGTGGAATAATATTATTAAGTAGTCAGTGTAATTTCACATTTATAGGAAATATTATTATATTAATATTTTGTATATTTGCCATTTATAATCAAGCTCCCATAATTAATCCGTCTATGCCCTTAACGAGAAATGAATTAATAAATAAGAATAGGGTGAGGGGGTTAACTGCATCTATATTTTGGAGTTTAACATCAATAGCAATAAGTTATTATTCATCTTATTTTTTAATAATTACATTAACTCTTTTTGTTAATAGTGTATTAATGTTTAATAAAAAAGAGACATCTAATGAATAAGAATTAAAATATATCATTTAACACACAAAACTTATAAGTAATGAAACTTGTCTTATATATTGAGATAGGTTTCATTATTTTTTTATAAAATATATTACTTTTATTAAGTTTGATATATAATGATAAAATGTAATAAATTTTACTTAGAAAAATTTAGGATAAAGGATGAAGAAAAAATGGATAATTTTAATTTTGAAAATTTAAATGGTGAAGAAATCTGGGAAAAACTTTATAATAAAGAGCTAAATACAAAGAAAAACATATTAGAGTACATAGAAATGACAGGAATACTTATAAAAGAAAAAGTTGATATATATCAAATTGAATCAACATACAATTTTATATATAAAAAAATAGATGAAATGGGTGCAATTATTAAGCCTAATACGGTAATGTTTTTGCAAAATAAATTAAAGGAAAAGCTAGGAAAATATGTTTCGTTGAAGGATCCTAAAATGCAAAGTACATTTATTGAATTTTTTAAAGAAGCATATCCAAAGGGTGAAAGAAGAAAAGATTTTACATGGGTACTTTTAGATATAAATAATATTTCGGATGAACAGATATGGACTACATTAAAATATATAAATAGAGAATGTTTAAATGAAGACTTGTTCTTAGATGATGAAGAAATAGAAGACATAGTAAAGGTTATAGGTAAGCTTGTTAGAAATAACAATATTAAATATATAAATGATATTAGAAGTTTAAGTACTCTAAATAGTATCCTTAAAATAAAAGTAATAGAGGATAAAGGTAAGTTTAAAGTAAAAAGATTAGAAAAATAAACTTAAATATTGATAAACCTCTTTAATAAGTATTTTTATTTATTATTAAAGAGGTTTATAGATTACTAATTACACAGTTTTTTTGATTTTTTTACAATTACTCCATTAAATTTATTTAGATATATGGAGATATAATAGTTGTTATCTATAAGTTTAGCACGTTTCTTTTTTGATATTTTATTTTTTCCACCAAATTTTTCAGAATCAGTATTAATAATTTCATCATACCATCCTGAAGAATCAACTTGGAGAAGGAAAGAATAGCACTCTGAATCACCTAAATTAAGAACTGTGTAAGAACAATCTTCTTCAAGATCATTTCTCTTATATGCAAAGATACATGGCATGTTATCATCAGTTTGAATCCAATTGAAACTATTTTTATTATATTCATTTTTATAAAGGCTAGATTCTTTAGAATATATTTCTTGGAGTTTTGAAAAATAATTTTTAAATAACATATGTTTAGGGTAATCTAGAATATCCCAGTCTATTTCTTTATTGCAATGCCACGTTTCAAACTGTCCAATTTCATTTCCCATAAAGTTGAGTTTTTTTCCAGGATGAGTCATCATA
This genomic interval carries:
- a CDS encoding galactose ABC transporter substrate-binding protein codes for the protein MKVLKRLLLLMSIFVLSTVFLIYQTTNVRILSLERNPAKVSVFLSDFNDDLISEIRKNLEEIQKKNSDKVEYNFYDGKLNQKNQNEEIAKVLEEGTDLILLNIVDRAYSKAVIDKIKANNVPVILFNREPLTSVPIQSYGRAIYIGTDPVQAGILQGEMLIDLWNSNKKYIDRNNDGILQYYMLEGEGDNTEATERTKYVISTIEKSGIKTQQVGIDFANWSEKAAYEHTKEAFEKYSLDIDVIIANDDSMAIGAVKALQEYGYNKGEKSKTIPVVGVDVIPKAKEFIEKGYMLGSVYQDPKDYAKALYEVGMNLINYKDPVADTKYTLDNTKVSIRIPHTNYFYNNIFDK
- a CDS encoding GH25 family lysozyme — its product is MALNIQGVDISNNNPISNLSTLTENGVQYLYLKSTEGATFVDQTTPARYVQAKNLGLKVGFYHFLVGTSLPEAQAENAYNATKTYAQDLVFMLDVEVNFDSLCDYVLRFINRWQELSNVEIGIYTYSGFISNLTLISNYIESRKLWIANYTSSYNNVDTGFFYNIVGWQYTENGTIGSFSGDCDYFSQNCLVQSKQGEWQLNNVGWWYKFNDGTYPTNEWYKIDGKWYLFNSQGYMLYGWQWSDGGNWYYLGGRNDGSMKTGWVLTGGKWYYFNSQGAMQVGWQEINNQWYYFDSNGEMQTGWLKYNGEYYLLYSDGQMARNCELYGYSFNNSGVATKTQ
- a CDS encoding tetratricopeptide repeat domain protein; the encoded protein is MDDNIIRDYKEAVHEISKAYYFINNDESDAVYGQEVYNKSIKQYPYFFIAGAGISSESVKTSAQITAECKRICKENQYNRSRNVEEQYSYWLEKAFPHKETRKRYIKNLIKDKRIPESAIKLANILLSRKVSNLVVTPNFDTFIYDTLKLFGENNIIISDTCKSAGKLNIESNSLNILHVYGTYEFYDCVSQKYSNERNKDLDELFSVRSFLRTALNGMSPLVIGYSGWENDVIMSELKERFKMPLKYKMYWFCHNEEDYKNLPLWIKYSDEEKRIVRDDVIFVLPKEERVYGFEIDDDLKYSDFNDVLDSGEVLSSFISEFNIKSPDIIQNPIQFLKKYFEENFSKNIYSDFLLLRFNESGNDKEIQAIKEAIISKDIVEIVNKTENFANNLDAHGEENVRILLNYLVTTIEQHTVAGLEKGNLKKVINLYKKLYKYMEKSSVDKDKLDLIKVRLEEILTLDNYNVIKGEIDSILNIMNTISESSEGYKDVYRKCINIKLSHSEEDSDDLYNSIIDKIQKWDEPEDRKLLIKMYMEKAIFLEEDDDMEGSVAMLENAEKYFSYVKDDEWLENVFILCRLRKAELYNDLEEYDKALTEIDAVKNRYYDREDLKLKQFLADTMILKGSILKKNMRLEEAEESFDEIYSKYSMDKDENIRRKAVKALINKAEVLEMDEDFYEAIEVYNDIINRYKDDNDDELRRAAAQARLNKLVILTKNEKDEVIVRKCNEILNIYKDENDEKIKLVCLQVTLCKAIGLHNSGKQKEAMELYNDIIKARKEDADIKMKSLIMEARIFKSYCLKDNTETLDTKEMCNEIITLCKSDEGKKAKTKVVETMLNQADSLIKSGDVDEGIKIYNEIEITYKDNAKIIGTIREFIQSIAKYSFDSAKLIYEQLKYNCINSSYEVEDEVLLAGFSILINNKDADFNLIEDNAIGLSRRNDNIKKEIEAIVGNIGTDAYMNKNFNMAEKYYYLLYRLNNNMCLNIAYMIRRKEVKNANIYPDCEALIESAAVKGSDMANINKALLLADKEMYDDAVACIRKINNIASFEWWKHMDDGESEKYKVLFMGLITGRISESELSINDVIEKLEGFHENDFILHIERVIYLEK
- the fliB gene encoding flagellin lysine-N-methylase translates to MKMTKKLKIVMPDYFKQFKCIGGKCEDSCCIGWDIDVDEKTFRQYMKLDNEEFNTILAKNMQKNHECSNEFIDYGKVQLNKEKRCPFLNECNYCIIHSKLGEDYLSNTCSHFPRVLNKVDEDYEISLDVSCPEAARIVLGNRSGFKFEKDDIQLKKYIIAGEIDTNDEEYEDHPIKYFKEIREFCIRIIKNRKFDLSERLYILGDFLYEVEEKSCDDSEMICGFIKTYNIHDVAKNYRRNKDNYIMQISLLNNIINSLEIYEETDSELFKKYTKETIDGFNIESPEQLEKDSNRYINTFIEYSRNYIEENEHIFENYLVNFMYNNLFPYSESDSMFEGYMMLIMRYSLIRFYLVGKYLINNTESSEEIIKFIQVFSKTVEHDKNYMEEILDFLIENNFDNLEFTQMLI
- a CDS encoding accessory gene regulator B family protein; this encodes MLREFSRKFVNYLAENNYNEEEIEQMEYVFRSTMFEILKVLGEVLSFAALGYFKEIVIVLLVMLTTKPYIGGYHEDTQMKCFMCSLLISGGIILLSSQCNFTFIGNIIILIFCIFAIYNQAPIINPSMPLTRNELINKNRVRGLTASIFWSLTSIAISYYSSYFLIITLTLFVNSVLMFNKKETSNE